From the genome of Gracilinanus agilis isolate LMUSP501 chromosome 2, AgileGrace, whole genome shotgun sequence, one region includes:
- the LOC123234593 gene encoding 5-hydroxyisourate hydrolase-like isoform X2, translated as MEAVSSPLTTHVLDTASGLPARGLCLRLFRLGDSNQQWTELRKSYTNADGRCPGLLTPDQMKAGTYKLFFDTEGYWNKMGQTSFYPYVEVVFSITNEAQKFHVPLLLSPFSYTTYRGS; from the exons ATGGAGGCGGTGAGCAGCCCACTGACCACCCACGTGCTGGACACGGCCTCGGGTCTGCCGGCCCGGGGCCTCTGCCTTCGCCTTTTCAGGCTGGGAGACAGTAACCAGCAATGGACGGAGCTGAGGAAAAG ttACACCAATGCGGATGGCCGCTGCCCTGGACTTCTGACTCCTGATCAAATGAAGGCTGGAACCTACAAGCTGTTCTTTGACACAGAAGGCTACTGGAACAAGATGGGACAGACCAGTTTCTACCCCTATGTGGAG GTCGTTTTCAGCATCACAAACGAGGCCCAAAAGTTCCACGTGCCCTTGCTGCTGAGTCCGTTCTCCTACACCACCTACAGAGGGAGCTAG
- the LOC123234593 gene encoding 5-hydroxyisourate hydrolase-like isoform X1, whose product MSAQRLHLVQQHLCPRERGGMEAVSSPLTTHVLDTASGLPARGLCLRLFRLGDSNQQWTELRKSYTNADGRCPGLLTPDQMKAGTYKLFFDTEGYWNKMGQTSFYPYVEVVFSITNEAQKFHVPLLLSPFSYTTYRGS is encoded by the exons ATGAGTGCCCAGCGGCTGCACCTGGTCCAGCAACATCTGTGCCCCCGAGAG AGAGGAGGCATGGAGGCGGTGAGCAGCCCACTGACCACCCACGTGCTGGACACGGCCTCGGGTCTGCCGGCCCGGGGCCTCTGCCTTCGCCTTTTCAGGCTGGGAGACAGTAACCAGCAATGGACGGAGCTGAGGAAAAG ttACACCAATGCGGATGGCCGCTGCCCTGGACTTCTGACTCCTGATCAAATGAAGGCTGGAACCTACAAGCTGTTCTTTGACACAGAAGGCTACTGGAACAAGATGGGACAGACCAGTTTCTACCCCTATGTGGAG GTCGTTTTCAGCATCACAAACGAGGCCCAAAAGTTCCACGTGCCCTTGCTGCTGAGTCCGTTCTCCTACACCACCTACAGAGGGAGCTAG